The region TGACAGGCATAATGGATAGCCAGGAGGATCGATCATGATGATGTCTCAGCGCTTCGTGGCAGGAATCACGGCGGTGGCTTTCGCGGCGGTGCTCAGCGGCTGCGCGTCCTCAGGGAATCCGCAGCCCTCGGTCTACGCCTATCCCGCCAAGGGCCAGACGCCCGAGCAGCAGGCGCGCGATTCGAGCGAGTGCCAGACGTGGGCCAAGCAGCAATCGGGCTGGGACCCGGCGACGGACACCGCCAAGGGCGTGGGCATCGGCGCGGCCGTTGGCGCGCTCGGTGGCGCCGCGCTTGGTGCGGCGGTCGGCGCGGCGGCAGGCTCTCCCGGCACCGGCGCGGCCATCGGCGCGGCCGCAGGTGGGATAGGCGGCGCGACCTATGGCGGCACGCACCAGTACGGCAAGGGCAAGGCGGGCTACGACGGTGCTTACGCCGCCTGCATGAACGGCCGCGGCTACACGACCAAGTAAGATCGTAGACCTCCTGCGCCCCGGCGCGGCGGCTCCCACGCCGCAAAAGTAGGTCTGGCACTGGGGCAAGTTGCGAGCCAGATCAACTCAGCCCTCGCCTCGGGCTGCGCCCCTCGGCTCGAACTGCCACGCGCGAGCGGGCCGGCAGCCCGAGGCGTACGTGGGTGTACGTTGAGGGTTGCCGGCCCGCTCGCAACGAAGTATGGCGAAGCAAATTGACCCAGTGCCCGGGGCGTGCTTCCCATTGCGGCGCCGGGGCCCATCCATTAAGATGATGGCGCTCCCATGACGCAGACGCCGGCTCCCCTCAAGCGCACGCCTCTCCGAGATGTCCACGTCAAGGCCGGCGCCAAGATGGTGCCCTTCGGCGGCTGGGACATGCCCGTGCAGTACACGGGCATCATCGAGGAGCACCGCTGCGTCCGCTCGGCCGCGGGGCTCTTCGACATCAGCCACATGGGTGAGTTCGAGGTGAGCGGCCCCGCCGCCCTGGCCGCCGTCCAGCGCGTGACCACGAATGACGCCGCGGCTCTCGCCATCGGGCAGGTCCAGTACTCGCTCCTCTGCCGTCCCGACGGCGGCATCGTGGACGATCTCACCCTCTACCGGCTGGCCGACGAGCACTACATGCTCACCGTGAACGCCTCGAACATCGACAAGGACTGGGACTGGGTGACCGAGCAGGGCGGGTGCCGGGCGGCGTGGAGCAATGTCAGCGACGAGACGGGGCTGCTGGCCGTGCAGGGGCCCAAGGCCGAAGGGCTCGTCCAGCGGCTCGCCGACACGGACGTGACGCGCGTGCCCTACTACCACTTCGTCAAGGGCGGCGTCGCGGGGGTGCCCTGCCTAATCTCCCGCACGGGCTACACGGGCGAGGACGGCTTCGAGCTCTATGCGCCGGCCGCCCGCCTCGAAGCGCTCTGGCGCGCGCTCCTGGACGGAGGCAAGGGCGATGGCATCCAGCCCATCGGCCTGGGCGCCCGGGACACCCTCAGGCTCGAGATGAAGTTTGCCCTCTATGGCAATGACATCGACGAGACAACCAATCCGCTCGAGGCAGGGCTCGGCTGGGTGGTCAAGCCTGGGAAAGGCGATTTCATCGGGCGCGAGGCGATCGAGAAGGTGAGGGCCGCGGGAGTCACGCGCAAGCTCGTGGGCTTCGAGATGGCCGAGCGCGCGGTGGCACGTCACGGCTATCGACTGCTCAAGGACGGCGCCGAGGTCGGCGTGGTCACCTCGGGATCGTTCTCCCCGAGCCTCGAGCGCTGCATCGGCATGGGGTATCTGCGCGCCGACCTCGCCCCGGCCGGCACGGAGTTCGACGTGGACATTCGCGGCCAGGCCCACCGGGCGCGGGTGGCCAAGACGCCCTTTGTCCCCTCCAAAGCCAAGAAGTCCTAGGAGATCGTGATGGCGAATGTTCCGGCCGACCTCCGTTACACGAAAGAGCACGAGTGGGCCAAGCTCGAAGGGGACAAGGCCCGCGTGGGCATCACGGCCTTCGCCCAGGAGCAGCTGGGCGACGTGGTCTTCGTCGAGCTTCCCAAGGCCGGTACCAAGGTGAGCGCCATGAAGACCTTTGGCGTGGTCGAGTCCGTCAAGGCGGTCTCCGATCTCTACGCGCCGTTGAGCGGGGAAGTGGTCGAGATCAATGCCGAGCTGCCCAAGAAGCCCGAGCTCGTCAACGCCGATCCGTACGGCCAGGGCTGGATGATCGTCATCAAGCTGGCGAGCCCAAAAGAATGGGAGGCCCTCATGTCCGCGGCCGACTACGAGAAGCTCATCGCCTCGGCGGGGCACTGAGTCCATGCGCTACATCTCGAACACGCCGGCCCAGCAGCGCGATATGCTGGCAACCATCGGCGTGGGCTCCATCGAAGACCTTCTCGCGCGCATTCCCGCCAAGGCCCGGCTCTCTCGTCCCCTCAATGTTCCGGCCGCCATGGCCGAGAGCGATCTCATCCGTCACCTGCGCCGGCTGTCCGCCAAGAACGCGAATGCCGACGATTTCGCCTGCTTCCTCGGCGGGGGCTCCTACGATCACACGATCCCGAGTCCGATAAACCACTTGATCTTACGTGGAGAGTTCTTCACGGCCTACACGCCGTATCAGCCCGAGGCGAGCCAGGGGACGCTGCGCTCCATCTTCGAGTACCAGACCATGATGGCCGAGCTCACGGGCATGGACGTGGCCAACGCCTCGCTCTATGACGGCGCCTCCTCGGTGGCCGAGGCCGTGCTGATGGCGCACGCCGTCACCGAGCGGAAGGCGGCCGTGATCTCGAAGGGCGTCAACCCGCTCTATCGCCAGGTCGTCGAGACGTATTGCGAGGGCCCTGCCATCCGGCTCAAGTCGGCGCCGCTCGCCGATGGGGTCACTGACCTCGAGGCGCTTCAAAAGGCCGTGGGCGCGCAGACGGCGGCCGTGGTCGTCCAGTACCCGAACTTCTTCGGCTGTCTGGAGGACGTCAAGACGGCGGGCGAGATCGCCCATGCCGCGGGCGCGCTCCTCATCATCGTCGCGGACCCGATCAATCTCGGGCTGCTCACGCCGCCCGGGGCCCTGGGCGCGGAT is a window of Candidatus Methylomirabilota bacterium DNA encoding:
- the gcvT gene encoding glycine cleavage system aminomethyltransferase GcvT; protein product: MTQTPAPLKRTPLRDVHVKAGAKMVPFGGWDMPVQYTGIIEEHRCVRSAAGLFDISHMGEFEVSGPAALAAVQRVTTNDAAALAIGQVQYSLLCRPDGGIVDDLTLYRLADEHYMLTVNASNIDKDWDWVTEQGGCRAAWSNVSDETGLLAVQGPKAEGLVQRLADTDVTRVPYYHFVKGGVAGVPCLISRTGYTGEDGFELYAPAARLEALWRALLDGGKGDGIQPIGLGARDTLRLEMKFALYGNDIDETTNPLEAGLGWVVKPGKGDFIGREAIEKVRAAGVTRKLVGFEMAERAVARHGYRLLKDGAEVGVVTSGSFSPSLERCIGMGYLRADLAPAGTEFDVDIRGQAHRARVAKTPFVPSKAKKS
- the gcvPA gene encoding aminomethyl-transferring glycine dehydrogenase subunit GcvPA, which codes for MRYISNTPAQQRDMLATIGVGSIEDLLARIPAKARLSRPLNVPAAMAESDLIRHLRRLSAKNANADDFACFLGGGSYDHTIPSPINHLILRGEFFTAYTPYQPEASQGTLRSIFEYQTMMAELTGMDVANASLYDGASSVAEAVLMAHAVTERKAAVISKGVNPLYRQVVETYCEGPAIRLKSAPLADGVTDLEALQKAVGAQTAAVVVQYPNFFGCLEDVKTAGEIAHAAGALLIIVADPINLGLLTPPGALGADLVVGEGQGLGVPMSFGGPNLGVFAAKQELVRRMPGRLVGATVDLDGKRGFVLTLQTREQHIRREKATSNICTNVALCALMATIYVSVMGKEGLRKVGELSTAKAHYAAQAFAKIPGVELTFKAPFFKEFALTLSKSPERVVKRLIKDRILAGVPLKTLDRAYKDSLLVAVTEKRTREEIDAYAAALAAAVA
- the gcvH gene encoding glycine cleavage system protein GcvH, encoding MANVPADLRYTKEHEWAKLEGDKARVGITAFAQEQLGDVVFVELPKAGTKVSAMKTFGVVESVKAVSDLYAPLSGEVVEINAELPKKPELVNADPYGQGWMIVIKLASPKEWEALMSAADYEKLIASAGH